The following are from one region of the Mangifera indica cultivar Alphonso chromosome 14, CATAS_Mindica_2.1, whole genome shotgun sequence genome:
- the LOC123196603 gene encoding uncharacterized protein LOC123196603, whose amino-acid sequence MLGTNLQFRRVRGEDRFYMTVKARRNQNQLQKKQAAAKSGENESVSPENTKDSVVKPSISSDVSVPEPSVVSVSNLDRFLKFTRPSVPAQYLSKTTVRSWRTGGEEFQPYFTLGDLWESFKEWSVYGAGVPLVLDQSDCVIQYYVPYLSGIQLYGESTQSAAMSRLAVEDSDGEYYRDSTSDGSSDYESEKGVKFSSVQQGCYNLTNDIPSRMGRLSISDENNAMQEGFSSDDSESGSSPGHLLFEYLEQDTPYSREPLADKISDLAYQFPGLNTLKSCDLLPVSWIAVAWYPIYRIPTGPTLKDLDACFLTYHSLSTPLRGSGTSQAVSKISIPIFGMASYKFKGSMWTQNGVSEHQSANFLVQAAEDWLRQLHVNHPDFQFFTSHGMYHR is encoded by the exons ATGTTGGGAACTAATTTACAGTTCAGGCGTGTACGTGGCGAGGATCGGTTTTACATGACTGTGAAGGCGAGAAGGAATCAGAACCAATTGCAGAAAAAACAAGCAGCAGCAAAAAGTGGCGAAAATGAGAGTGTATCACCGGAAAACACCAAAGACAGTGTTGTGAAGCCTTCAATTTCAAGTGACGTTTCAGTACCTGAACCATCTGTAGTCTCTGTTAGTAACCTTGATAGATTCTTGAAATTCACCAGGCCTTCCGTACCGGCTCAATATTTATCTAAG ACCACAGTGAGAAGTTGGAGAACTGGCGGTGAAGAGTTTCAGCCTTACTTCACATTGGGTGATCTGTGGGAGTCCTTTAAGGAATGGAGTGTCTATGGGGCTGGAGTGCCTCTGGTACTTGATCAGAGTGATTGTGTTATTCAATACTATGTCCCTTATCTGTCAGGAATCCAATTGTACGGTGAATCTACTCAGTCAGCTGCTATGTCAAG GCTTGCTGTAGAGGATAGTGATGGTGAGTACTACAGGGACTCAACTAGTGATGGAAGCAGCGATTATGAATCTGAGAAAGGCGTTAAATTTTCAAGTGTGCAGCAGGGTTGCTATAATCTAACAAATGATATTCCTTCTAGAATGGGCCGTTTGTCAATAAGTGATGAAAACAATGCAATGCAAGAAGGCTTTTCTAGTGATGATAGTGAAAGTGGGAGTTCTCCAGGCCACCTTTTGTTTGAATATCTTGAGCAAGATACTCCTTATAGCCGTGAACCATTAGCTGACAAG ATATCAGATCTGGCATACCAATTTCCTGGGCTGAATACATTAAAAAGTTGCGATTTGCTGCCTGTCAGTTGGATAGCTGTGGCATG GTATCCTATATACAGAATACCTACAGGGCCAACTTTAAAAGATTTGGATGCTTGCTTTCTGACATACCATTCCCTTTCCACGCCTTTGAGAG GAAGCGGAACTAGCCAGGCTGTCTCAAAGATTTCCATACCTATTTTTGGAATGGCATCCTATAAATTCAAAGGATCAATGTGGACACAAAATGGAGTAAGTGAGCATCAATCAGCAAATTTCCTGGTGCAGGCTGCAGAGGACTGGCTGAGACAGCTTCATGTCAACCACCCAGATTTCCAGTTCTTCACTTCACATGGAATGTACCACAGGTGA